A region of the Synechococcus sp. UW179A genome:
AACCAGATCGCTTCAAATCGTTCCGGAACCAGGGTCAGAGGACCGTAACTGAGAATCTCATGATGGTTGCTGCTTGTTCCAACCGGTGCTCGATCGCTACGGCGTAACAAAGCTTTGACCCTCACCTGAAGTTCCTCCAGGTCAAAGGGCTTTGTCAGGTAGTCGTCTGCTCCAGAATTGAATCCACTCACTTTGTCTTTGGTTCCACCAAGTGCAGTGAGCATCAAAATCGGAATGGCAGCCGTGCGTTCATCGCGTCGAAGACGTTGGCAAAGAGTGAGTCCATCGACCTTGGGCAGCATCAGATCCAAAAGAATCAGATCAGGGCTGTACTGCAGCGCCAGAGCTTGGCCTTTGATTCCATCGTCGGCGCTTTGAACATCGAAGCCACTGTGCTCAAGGTGACCACTCACCAATTCACGCATGTCCCGGTCGTCTTCGATTAGCAGGATGCAGGGCTTCATCGATAGAGCAGCGGAGGAAAAGGTGGACGTGGGTATGCCGCGTCATGGCTTGACAGATTCTCTCAAGGTTCTTTGTGGCTTGCAGTGATGTCCTTCTGGGGAGTCAACAGGATTACTTGGTTGAGAACTACTGCTGCTACTGAGTTTTTTCGCTAATTTGACTCTGTTTGACGTCATGGCCTCTACAGAAAGTCTTCGGTTTCGAGGGGCAACTGTTAAGGAAATTCCATTTTTCAGAGCATTTTCAGGGAGGGGATTCAGCTGCTGGAAGGTTCAGTCCTCGATCTGGCGAGAGTTTGTGGGACGTTTTCAACAAAAAAATCACCACTACCCAATGAGTCGTGGTGATGAAGTTGATCTGAACTCCCCGGGCGGGATTCGAACCTGCGACCAATCGATTAACAGTCGACCGCTCTACCGCTGAGCTACCGAGGAATGTGACGTGGAGAACTTACCCCTCAGCCATGCCGTCCCGCAAGGGGTTCAAGTTGATTTCGAAGCGATGGTCCGTTCTGCCAGGCACCAACTCGTCCTCGCTCCATTCTGGCGGCTCCATCAGCATGATCCAATTCTCCAAGTCGGTGGGTGATCCAGAG
Encoded here:
- a CDS encoding response regulator transcription factor; protein product: MKPCILLIEDDRDMRELVSGHLEHSGFDVQSADDGIKGQALALQYSPDLILLDLMLPKVDGLTLCQRLRRDERTAAIPILMLTALGGTKDKVSGFNSGADDYLTKPFDLEELQVRVKALLRRSDRAPVGTSSNHHEILSYGPLTLVPERFEAIWFDRPVRLTHLEFELLHCLLQRHGQTVAPSLILKEVWGYEPDDDIETIRVHVRHLRTKLEPDPRKPRFIKTVYGAGYCLELPTGAQLEGLQDVLAQARQDREQKDQESRASA